The Pseudomonas fragi DNA window GCCGGACATGGGCTTGATGATCGTGGCCGGAGACATTGAAGGCGAGGGCGAGCTGACCTACCAGACCTACCCGCAAACCAACACCCCGTTTGTCGGGCAGGCTCTGGATCAGGTGTTTACCGTTGAAGACCTGATGAGCGAAGCCGAGTGGGTACACTCGGCTTATTTCAAGGCCTATTGCGGGCCGCAAAATGTCTACCATGTGATGGGCGCCGATATTTCCACGCCCGAGGGCGGCAAGCTGCGCTTTCGCATCACCCGGCCGAAAAATTCCCCGGCATTCTCCAGTGCCGAACGTGCCCTGTGCAGCAGCTTCCTGCCGCATTTGCGCCGTGCCCTGCACTTGCACAACCTGCTCGATCGCAGCGAGTCGATGAGCGAGTTGTATGCCCAGGCCATCAGCCGCCTGTCCGTGGCGACCATAGTGCTCGACGAAACCGGCAAGGTGCTGCGCCTGAACCCGGTGGCCGAGGAAATCCTCAAGAATGCCGATGGCCTCAAGTTGGTGGGCGGCCGGCTGGAAGCCACTTACCCCAGCGACAACCGTGAGCTGCAACGCCTGGTCAAGCACGCCTTCAGTCAGGACGTGCGCGATGGCGGGGTGACGGCTGATGCGATGTCCGTGACGCGGCCTT harbors:
- a CDS encoding helix-turn-helix transcriptional regulator, yielding MSVDTVTLNHQTLAGLGLELADYDQMVGSFYDGALDPKVMGRTLCAVRKMFQANYATLILRVPDQPDMGLMIVAGDIEGEGELTYQTYPQTNTPFVGQALDQVFTVEDLMSEAEWVHSAYFKAYCGPQNVYHVMGADISTPEGGKLRFRITRPKNSPAFSSAERALCSSFLPHLRRALHLHNLLDRSESMSELYAQAISRLSVATIVLDETGKVLRLNPVAEEILKNADGLKLVGGRLEATYPSDNRELQRLVKHAFSQDVRDGGVTADAMSVTRPSGQVSLGLVVEAIPSLEWAEGKSKPAAVIYIRDSVGKSLASEVVTKQLFNLTKAETALAMELANGLSLEEAAENLNIRRNTARAHLRSIFSKTGVRRQTELVRILLNSVVALGKPKCALRAAESVVVPAPQLARPVRKSA